The stretch of DNA TGGGTATGTTTTTCGGCCCGCCGGTTGCGGCGATAGCCAGGAACGTGTGGCTCACCTCGCAGGCACGCAGACGGGCCGGAACGAAGGGGGTTCAGGCGGTGGGCTTTGCCGGGGTCTGAAATCGTTGGTGGCTGGATTGCCCTGCTGATCGCGCTCGGCTTGGGCGCGATGCAAGGCGTCGCGGAGTTCTTGCCTATCTCCAGCTCAGCGCATCTGATTCTCGCGCGCGACGTGTTCGGCTGGAGCTTCGGTGACGAGCGCGCAAATCTCCTCTTCGACGTAGTGCTTCACGTCGGCACGATGCTGGCGGTGGTGATCTTCTTCCGAAAGGACCTCTTGCGCATCTTCGGGGCCCTGCTCACCCGCTCCGAGGAGCGACGGGTGGAACGCAGGCTGGGGTGGTACATCCTCTTGGGCACCGTTCCTGCCGCGCTTGCGGGAGTGCTGTTCGAGGACCCTATCGAGCAGTTTTTCAGGCAACGCGTGGACGTGATCATCAGCCTGCTGGCAGGTGTCGGCGTACTGATGTGGATTGCCGACCGACTCGGCAAGAAGCGTCGTGACATGGGGCAAGTGAGAGTGTGGGACGCGCTGCTGATGGGTGTGGCACAGGCCACCGCCCTCATGCCGGGTGTATCTCGTTCGGGCGCGACCATCACGACGGGTCTGGCACTGGGCTTGAGGCGCGAGGATGCCGCGCGGTTCAGCTTCCTGCTCTCGGCCCCCGCCATCGTCGGTGCGGCGCTCTGGACCCTGAAGGGCGTGGGCAAGATGCAGATGGTGGAGGGCGCTGTTCCGCTGTTGGTTGCCGGATTCCTGGCGTCGCTCGCATTCGGCATGGCGAGTATTGCGTTCTTGCTTCGCTACCTACAAAGGCACTCGGTGCTAGCATTTACGATTTACCGCATCCTCGTCGCCGTGTGGCTCTACTTCGCACTGGTGCGGTAGGCCCTTACCGGAACATGCGGCGGAGGCGCCATTGGTCGGCCGCCACCGCGATGATGATCACGTGCCCGATGATCATTTCCTGCACGAAGTTCGGCCAGCCGAGCGCGATGCAGCGGTTCCGTAGGTAAGACATCAGGAACGCACCGACCAACGTGCCGACGATGGAGCCCTGCCCTCCGGCCAGCGACGCACCCCCGATCACGACCGCGGCGATCACGTCCAGTTCCAAACCCACTGCAACCGTCGGATCCCCCTGGGTGAGTCGCGCGAACTGGAACAACCCGGCGAGGCCGGTCATCAAGCCCATCAGCACATAAATGTACACCTTCGTTCGCTCCACTCGCACGCCACATAGCCGCGCGGTCGCTTCGTTAGAGCCGATAGCGAACGCATACCTCCCTAACACCGAGTGACGCAGTGCGAGAGCCATGATCACCGCTAGACCTAACATCAGCCAGACTGCGGGCGCGAACACCAACCACGACTGCGAAGGTATCGGCTGCACCCACTGGTCCAATCCCTCGGTGGGTGCCGTGATGGGACGGCTGTTCGATATCCACTTCGCCACCCCGCGAAAGAAGCCCAGCGTGCCGAGCGTGGCGATGAAGGGCGGCAACCGCAACACCGTGATCAGCAAGCCATTGTACAACCCACACAGCGCTCCAGCGCAGAGCGTGACTAGGATGGTAACTGATAGAGGCAGCCCGCGATCCATCGCTAGCGCCGCGGTGACGCTTGCCAGCGCGATGGCCGAGCCGACGGATAGGTCGATCCCCGCGCTCACGATTACGAACGTCATGCCCATCGCTGCGATGGACACGATCACCGTCTGCACGAGGATGGTGCGAAGGTCGAGCAGCCTGACGGCGGGATGCGGAGGGATAGCATAGAACACAGCGACTACGATGAGTAGCACGGCGAGGGGCGCGAGAGCCCGCATCGCACGACGCGCCGTGTCTGTGTTCAAGCCGTGCCGCCTCCCCCGGTCGCTTTGAGCACCAACGACGCCTCCGACCACTCGGACGCTGGGCGAGGCTCACCGAGCCGCCCCCGGTGCATGACGGCGATGCGGTCACAGATACCTAACAGCTCGGGCATGTAGCTGCTGACCATCAGCACCGCTTTGCCTTGGGCTGCCAGGTCTCCGATCAGACGGTAGATCTGCGCCTTGCTCGCAACGTCCACACCCCTCGTCGGCTCGTCGAGAAGCAGGATGTCACAGTCGGTCTCCAAGAGTCTGGCTAGTGCCAGTTTCTGCTGGTTGCCACCCGAAAGGTCACCTGCGAGCTGATCGGGGCCCCGTGCACGTATGGACAGGCTATCGAGTAGGCGTAGGGCACTTCGCTTCTCCATCCCACCTCTCACCCATCCGTAGCGCGCATACGCATGCAGATGGCTGAGCGTTAGGTTTTCGGTCAGCGTGCGGGCGAGTGCCAGTCCCTCGGTCTTTCGATCTTCGCTGAGCAACCCGACCCCTTTCGCCAACATCCGCCAGGGAGTCGTGCGCTGCAAAGTGATGCCCAGAACGGTAACAGCGCCATCGCGGATCGGGTCTAGCCCGAAGACGGCACGCAGTAGTTCTGTTCGTCCCGCTCCCACCAGCCCAGCGAGGCCAAGGATTTCGCCCCGATGCAGTG from Fimbriimonadia bacterium encodes:
- the uppP gene encoding undecaprenyl-diphosphatase UppP — encoded protein: MQGVAEFLPISSSAHLILARDVFGWSFGDERANLLFDVVLHVGTMLAVVIFFRKDLLRIFGALLTRSEERRVERRLGWYILLGTVPAALAGVLFEDPIEQFFRQRVDVIISLLAGVGVLMWIADRLGKKRRDMGQVRVWDALLMGVAQATALMPGVSRSGATITTGLALGLRREDAARFSFLLSAPAIVGAALWTLKGVGKMQMVEGAVPLLVAGFLASLAFGMASIAFLLRYLQRHSVLAFTIYRILVAVWLYFALVR
- a CDS encoding ABC transporter permease; its protein translation is MNTDTARRAMRALAPLAVLLIVVAVFYAIPPHPAVRLLDLRTILVQTVIVSIAAMGMTFVIVSAGIDLSVGSAIALASVTAALAMDRGLPLSVTILVTLCAGALCGLYNGLLITVLRLPPFIATLGTLGFFRGVAKWISNSRPITAPTEGLDQWVQPIPSQSWLVFAPAVWLMLGLAVIMALALRHSVLGRYAFAIGSNEATARLCGVRVERTKVYIYVLMGLMTGLAGLFQFARLTQGDPTVAVGLELDVIAAVVIGGASLAGGQGSIVGTLVGAFLMSYLRNRCIALGWPNFVQEMIIGHVIIIAVAADQWRLRRMFR